One Polycladomyces subterraneus genomic region harbors:
- a CDS encoding diacylglycerol/lipid kinase family protein — MIVNPVSGNGRGRKVWKRVRPLLKQAGLPYRVYFTTGRGHATVLSRQAVESPQVEAVVAIGGDGTVHEVGNALVGTNVPLGYLPAGSGNDFAVAHRIPLDPQKAWERVLHGRSRAVDTARIGERFMIGFMGIGFDAAVAKRVNESRWKRFGKFVYAGGVLREWSRFHPVNVQITMDGNLYDLDRVWLIAATHIPNYAGGMQICPGAEDDDGQLDICCVRDISRRTFLRLFPSVYRGTHVDQPFIQFQRARQFTVSSETPLLVHADGEVIGQTPITVTVLPRSLQVL, encoded by the coding sequence ATGATCGTCAACCCTGTCTCGGGCAACGGGAGAGGACGGAAAGTATGGAAACGTGTACGCCCGTTGTTGAAGCAGGCAGGGCTCCCGTATCGTGTTTATTTTACCACCGGTCGTGGTCACGCGACCGTACTGTCCCGTCAAGCGGTGGAATCTCCTCAAGTGGAAGCGGTGGTGGCCATAGGCGGTGATGGAACGGTTCACGAGGTGGGCAACGCATTGGTAGGGACGAATGTCCCGCTCGGCTATCTTCCGGCTGGTTCAGGAAATGACTTTGCAGTCGCCCATCGCATTCCCCTTGACCCACAGAAAGCGTGGGAGCGCGTATTGCACGGCAGGAGCCGTGCGGTAGACACGGCCCGGATCGGGGAACGCTTTATGATCGGTTTCATGGGGATCGGTTTTGATGCCGCGGTGGCCAAACGGGTGAATGAATCCCGCTGGAAACGCTTCGGGAAGTTTGTCTATGCGGGTGGTGTGTTGAGAGAGTGGTCGCGATTTCATCCTGTGAATGTACAGATCACGATGGACGGCAATTTGTACGATCTGGATCGGGTGTGGTTGATTGCGGCGACCCATATTCCCAACTATGCGGGAGGAATGCAGATTTGTCCGGGAGCAGAAGATGACGACGGTCAGTTGGACATCTGTTGCGTAAGGGATATCTCCCGTCGCACCTTTTTGCGTTTGTTTCCCTCGGTATATCGTGGAACTCATGTGGACCAGCCGTTTATCCAGTTTCAACGTGCCAGGCAGTTCACAGTCTCCTCAGAAACGCCGCTCCTGGTTCACGCGGACGGTGAGGTCATCGGCCAAACCCCGATTACGGTAACAGTATTACCGCGGTCGTTGCAAGTACTATAA
- a CDS encoding class II aldolase/adducin family protein, protein MKAFCMVGDWRKTPSMERFADGLRHVMKANGYEYIVEPRSDVQLVFNFVDPLQPRHFHREGKGTFVVTVAENDQPASDILKAGYPILVRSLGNMMIYLDASGAKPQTYFITLEQGCYPVRADDNEERFYQRVFERLRPLATAKLVIDNRFDPDLPEELWQGDQVTEGINRAGKWLDGMNLLPTPFPLEELVSPRELRHIKRLYGIGGLSYGNLSARKDQNSFWMSASGVNKANLERVGQDILLIKGYDDKNQAMEISVPPHVKPRRASVDAIEHWMIYTEHPQVGAIVHIHAWMDGVPSTEINYPCGTLELAEAVAEHIRRADDPSRAVVGLKNHGLTITGRDLEDIFERIDGKIIPQVPMS, encoded by the coding sequence ATGAAGGCATTTTGCATGGTGGGAGATTGGCGAAAAACCCCCTCAATGGAACGGTTTGCGGATGGATTACGCCACGTGATGAAGGCGAATGGTTATGAATATATTGTAGAACCACGCTCGGATGTACAATTGGTGTTCAATTTCGTTGATCCGCTCCAGCCGCGTCATTTTCACCGGGAAGGAAAGGGCACCTTCGTGGTGACGGTGGCGGAGAACGACCAACCGGCATCCGACATCCTCAAAGCAGGCTACCCGATATTGGTTCGCTCACTGGGCAACATGATGATTTACTTGGATGCTTCCGGTGCAAAACCGCAAACGTATTTCATCACGTTGGAACAAGGATGTTATCCCGTAAGAGCAGATGATAACGAAGAGCGCTTTTACCAACGCGTGTTTGAACGTTTACGACCGCTGGCAACGGCCAAGTTGGTGATTGACAACCGGTTTGATCCGGATTTGCCGGAAGAATTGTGGCAGGGCGACCAGGTGACGGAAGGGATCAATAGGGCCGGAAAATGGTTGGACGGCATGAACCTGCTACCCACACCGTTTCCGCTCGAAGAATTGGTGTCTCCCCGTGAGTTGCGCCACATCAAGCGTTTGTACGGTATCGGCGGTCTCAGCTACGGCAATCTCAGTGCGCGAAAAGATCAAAATTCCTTCTGGATGAGTGCCAGTGGAGTCAATAAGGCGAATCTGGAGAGAGTGGGACAAGATATCCTGCTCATCAAAGGGTATGATGACAAAAACCAGGCGATGGAGATCAGTGTGCCGCCCCATGTAAAACCGCGTCGGGCATCCGTGGATGCGATTGAACATTGGATGATTTATACGGAACATCCTCAAGTTGGGGCGATTGTACACATTCATGCATGGATGGACGGTGTTCCCTCTACCGAAATCAATTATCCCTGTGGAACACTGGAGCTGGCCGAGGCGGTGGCGGAACACATCCGTCGCGCGGATGATCCTTCCCGTGCGGTGGTGGGGCTGAAAAATCACGGGTTAACGATCACGGGAAGGGATTTGGAAGACATTTTCGAACGGATCGACGGTAAGATCATTCCGCAGGTGCCGATGTCGTGA
- a CDS encoding SDR family NAD(P)-dependent oxidoreductase, whose amino-acid sequence MSGRIVLVTGATGGIGREIVHRLAARGDRPLLVGRNEATLQTLVQEVPGGEAMVCDVTKRNQVERLVEDVISRYGRLDVLINNAGYGRFGGALEVPIEEYAGMMEANYLGAVHMSLAFLPHMLQSGAGRIVNIASIAGLTGAPNLAGYCASKFALLGFSESLQMEFAPRIQVSVLCPGPVDTPFFRGVSPFRYFPSPIARRTLPPSVVAEHTLRLIDRPGIKVIPRSLGMAIRLRRWFPRMAVRLTGHLYHTLRKQKSVSAVSSSPGRSES is encoded by the coding sequence ATGAGCGGGCGAATCGTATTGGTCACGGGGGCCACCGGCGGCATCGGGCGAGAAATCGTCCACCGATTGGCGGCACGGGGTGACCGACCGCTGTTGGTGGGCAGAAATGAAGCGACATTGCAAACGTTGGTACAGGAGGTGCCGGGCGGAGAGGCGATGGTGTGCGATGTGACAAAGCGGAATCAGGTTGAACGGCTCGTTGAGGATGTGATCAGCCGTTATGGCCGATTAGACGTCTTGATCAACAACGCGGGATACGGCCGCTTCGGTGGCGCGTTGGAGGTACCCATCGAAGAGTACGCCGGTATGATGGAGGCCAACTATCTGGGAGCAGTTCATATGAGCTTGGCTTTTCTGCCTCATATGTTGCAAAGTGGAGCAGGCCGCATCGTCAACATCGCTTCCATTGCAGGGTTGACGGGTGCTCCCAATCTGGCAGGATATTGTGCCTCCAAGTTTGCACTGCTCGGGTTTTCGGAATCGCTTCAAATGGAATTCGCGCCGCGGATTCAAGTGAGTGTGCTTTGTCCGGGGCCGGTAGATACGCCGTTCTTCCGTGGCGTGTCTCCGTTCCGTTATTTTCCGTCTCCGATCGCTCGCCGGACATTGCCGCCATCCGTGGTGGCCGAGCACACGCTTCGCTTGATCGATCGCCCCGGGATCAAAGTGATCCCCCGGTCGCTGGGCATGGCCATCCGTCTGCGTCGCTGGTTTCCCCGGATGGCCGTACGCTTGACGGGTCACCTGTACCATACGCTCCGGAAACAAAAGTCCGTATCCGCCGTCTCCTCTTCACCGGGAAGGAGTGAATCCTGA